In one Paramormyrops kingsleyae isolate MSU_618 chromosome 18, PKINGS_0.4, whole genome shotgun sequence genomic region, the following are encoded:
- the LOC111852944 gene encoding uncharacterized protein isoform X2, producing the protein MHHSVDQFSGRGTRDPYPHDRPYRGPWVRAPPTRCTGSQPQFPPHMTPCHMTGPSHPRKFHKNSSPGCSGGQLEQGGLQGPGVQRDMRLLHRGPWQPHGHQTRVLNHCYQNGPHPHGGYGPSPRAHHQLRYGAPHQLHHPRNHTPVGEMWSPPQQQCRGGPGKMMGGHLKRPAPPHTEHSVIQHTPPPAENCPSKRIRSSSSEQVFHPTLQRFPTQSHPAPPAPPFARHMSPKWAFRNPTHKGEAAWAQNDRKAGPLEFQESSSPSLGGPPYRPPLCRPWPGSPTPHSTLNYAPRHGAQPSKSTPPPCPPTHSREPRACPTPRGVVSDRPHLIPASLTGVPYSPSQPAPPTGSSTVPEHLDPVEGWTPAGRGGKSVLDMGPSRAGIESQGQQQHRVDKAPREPVCGNPSQTGPRDPMSSTTTSTEPLSQSSSLQSDSWVVLTQAKPTAPSDISPVDSTTCSSSGIRQLEPPSLQSASQENAPPAYGCSIASGRSPASPPHSACSGYQMSEENGITSRPNGSQPRSPHGPPDPAATRSCPQSMAEALDRLEAKLQEHLQAQERQLQEEKMEREKEKEKIMARSDKNTKSDELEKKEGSWRKTDTGEEKKESSQEEKPSSPLMASPPSNPSPYPSLSRAGALPVLAASENHGPPPLTPQTASAREKQRQREGRGTFASQGPNAKSTLEIITSPNKEREKELPQLFLKGSRLETHQSTSSSSIRETFKPSTASKELVASIKGPYNCTRKLLTPTKGPLKSLTSNKESLKLLTSSKESLTPLTPRQEILTSDKDALASPTSSCKRITPGGTRFEDEPSELCNVRPDGLLSVMCLLDEPVQKEDKTLSHGDPLCAPDLLPAPKLHCGDDLGPDPLASPPVLSRQGSLASLPCEEDDEDDDRRISKHTLNLSSTQCPSRLPQVGTSYRRSDLAKLYGLPDLPKEGEGEEDEEEEEESEQDDNSQEMSQRPHLHQTGMGGKFESLDSAPEGQRYTYRGGPFGRPPPNALAGVKYSSSLSLCPEVCTSPTTLPGQNSSQTPAYTDLPKGECQEPGGEHDEKKVAVLEDGGKKEKCGKSGTETKNISSSSSLPFGLPTTSFHCNLKLTSIPRASLKELGRSCEVLLTRHPLPNGAGGRIKMEREVEDTAEPPKGKGQGREKGQKRKQSSTRSRREQQSTERKKKHRGTKEGTQVCSSSSSSTASLGSSSRSMSNKRLKETKSRKDRKTRQVLGNLDLQTKGVQETQRRTALGDNEGCVQLDDKRMEEGESESPAAGSTGSVAAPGSSTATSVASTTAVTPTSGTPTNGPPTLGAADLLKLKALSDGPPRELKIRLIKVESGNRETFIASEVEEKRIPLSDITIKNTASEVVQACRGARVKGKFRESYLLPAFSVKPKMVSSMPIPREKLNPPTPSIYLESKRDAFSPVLLQFCTDPKNPITVIRGLAGSLRLSLGLFSTKSLVEANGEHAVEVRTQVQQPADENWDPSGSTQTWPCESSRSHTTIAKYAQYQASSFQESLQEEKEVGEDEEEEEEQGHNPDLTANVPTNTGTPSTEQKPLGKIIKFGTNIDLSDPKRWKPQLQELLKLPAFMRVSSNGNMLSHVGHTILGMNTVQLYMKVPGSRTPGHQENNNFCSVNINIGPGDCEWFAVHENYWEAINDFCEQHGVDYLTGSWWPVLEDLYRSNIPVYRFIQRPGDLVWINAGTVHWVQAVGWCNNIAWNVGPLNSYQYQLALERFEWNEVKKVKSIVPMIHVSWNVARTVKITDPDTYKMIKHCLLQSIKHIQILRDQLVAAGKKISYQSRVKDEPAYYCNECDVEVFNLLFVTSESSSRKTYVVHCEDCARLRSQNLSGVVVLEQYRMEELMNVYDNFTLSPAPSSR; encoded by the exons ATGCATCACTCAGTGGATCAGTTcagtgggcgtggcacacgggaccCCTACCCACATGACAGACCATACCGGGGGCCATGGGTTCGGGCTCCACCCACAAG GTGCACTGGCAGCCAACCCCAATTCCCCCCCCACATGAccccatgtcacatgactggaCCGAGCCATCCTCGCAAATTCCACAAAAACAG TTCCCCAGGGTGCAGTGGAGGCCAGCTGGAGCAGGGGGGCTTACAGGGCCCGGGGGTGCAGAGGGACATGCGACTCCTCCACCGGGGGCCTTGGCAGCCACATGGGCATCAGACTAGAGTCCTCAACCACTGCTACCAGAACGGCCCTCACCCGCATGGCGGATATGGACCCAGCCCGCGGGCCCATCACCAGCTTAGG TACGGGGCTCCTCACCAGCTTCATCACCCCCGAAATCACACCCCTGTGGGAGAAATGTggagccccccccagcag CAGTGCAGGGGGGGCCCAGGAAAAATGATGGGCGGACACCTGAAGcggcccgcccccccccacacagaacACTCCGTCATACAgcacacccctccccctgctGAAAACTGCCCCAGCAAGAGGATAAGGAGCTCCAGCTCTGAGCAG GTCTTCCACCCAACTCTGCAACGATTCCCAACACAGAGCCACCCTGCACCGCCAGCCCCCCCCTTTGCTCGTCACATGTCCCCAAAATGGGCCTTCCGGAACCCTACCCATAAAGGTGAAGCAGCCTGGGCTCAGAACGACAGGAAGGCTGGACCTCTGGAGTTCCAG GAGTCCTCCAGTCCGTCTTTGGGAGGGCCCCCATACAGACCCCCACTGTGCAGGCCCTGGCCAGGGTCCCCAACCCCACATTCCACACTGAACTATGCCCCCCGACACGGAGCACAGCCCAGCAAATCCACACCCCCGCCCTGTCCACCCACCCATAGCCGTGAGCCCCGAGCCTGCCCCACTCCTCGGGGGGTGGTGAGCGATAGGCCCCACCTCATACCAGCGAGCCTCACCGGCGTGCCTTACAGTCCCTCCCAGCCAGCCCCTCCCACTGGCAGCAGCACAGTACCCGAGCATCTGGACCCCGTCGAAGGCTGGACGCCagcaggcagaggtggaaagagCGTGTTG GACATGGGTCCCTCCAGGGCAGGGATAGAATCTCAGGGTCAGCAGCAGCACCGGGTTGATAAGGCGCCCAGGGAGCCTGTCTGTGGAAACCCCTCACAAACTGGCCCTCGAGACCCAATGAGCAGCACCACCACATCCACTGAACCACTAAGCCAATCAAGCTCTCTTCAGAGTGACAGCTGGGTGGTGCTGACCCAAGCCAAGCCCACTGCACCCTCTGACATCTCCCCAGTGGATAGCACTACCTGCAGCAGTAGTGGAATTAGACAGTTGGAACCCCCTTCACTGCAGTCAGCATCTCAAGAAAACGCCCCACCCGCATATGGCTGCTCTATCGCCTCTGGACGCTCTCCAGCATCACCCCCACATTCAGCATGCTCAGGATACCAGATGTCAGAGGAGAACGGCATCACCAGCAGACCGAATGGCTCACAGCCTCGCTCGCCACACGGCCCACCTGATCCAGCCGCCACCAGATCCTGCCCGCAGAGCATGGCTGAGGCGCTGGATAGGCTGGAGGCAAAGCTACAAGAACACCTTCAAGCTCAGGAAAGACAGCTGCAGGAGGAGAAAATGGAGcgggagaaggagaaggagaagattaTGGCAAGAAGTGACAAGAACACAAAGAGCGATGAGCTGGAAAAAAAGGAGGGAAGTTGGAGGAAGACAGACACAGGGGAAGAAAAGAaggagagcagccaggaagagAAGCCATCCTCTCCTTTGATGGCCTCTCCCCCCAGCAACCCATCTCCTTACCCATCGCTGAGCCGCGCCGGGGCCCTTCCTGTCCTTGCGGCTTCAGAGAATCATGGGCCACCACCACTGACCCCTCAGACGGCATCTGCACGCGAGAAGCAAAGACAGAGGGAGGGAAGAGGGACTTTTGCATCACAGGGTCCTAATGCCAAGAGCACTTTGGAGATTATTACAAGTCCTAACAAAGAGCGGGAAAAAGAATTACCCCAACTTTTCCTCAAGGGCTCCCGCCTGGAGACCCACCAGAGCACCAGCAGCAGTTCCATCAGGGAAACCTTCAAACCTTCGACAGCCAGCAAAGAACTTGTAGCCTCCATCAAGGGACCCTATAACTGTACTAGGAAGCTTTTGACACCCACTAAGGGGCCTTTGAAATCCCTGACCTCCAACAAGGAGTCTTTAAAACTCTTAACCTCCAGCAAGGAGTCATTGACTCCACTGACACCCAGACAGGAGATTCTGACTTCTGACAAGGATGCTCTAGCCTCCCCAACATCTAGTTGTAAGCGCATAACTCCAGGTGGGACTCGTTTTGAAGATGAACCCTCTGAGCTGTGTAATGTTCGACCAGATGGTCTGCTCTCTGTCATGTGCCTGCTGGATGAACCTGTCCAAAAGGAAGACAAAACGCTCTCCCATGGAGACCCTCTCTGTGCCCCTGACCTCCTCCCTGCCCCTAAGCTGCACTGTGGAGATGACCTGGGGCCGGATCCCCTTGCCAGCCCTCCCGTGCTTAGCAGGCAGGGCTCCTTAGCATCTCTGCCTTGTGAGGAGGATGACGAAGACGATGACCGGAGGATATCTAAGCATACTTTGAATCTCAGTTCCACACAGTGCCCATCAAGGTTGCCACAAGTGGGAACCAGCTACCGCCGTAGTGACCTTGCCAAGCTCTATGGACTGCCGGATTTGCCCAAAGAAGGTGAGGGGGAGGaggatgaagaagaagaagaagagtcAGAGCAAGATGACAACTCACAAGAGATGTCCCAGAGGCCACACCTTCACCAGACAGGGATGGGTGGAAAGTTTGAATCACTGGATTCTGCTCCGGAAGGCCAGAGATATACCTACCGTGGAGGCCCCTTTGGCAGACCTCCACCTAATGCCCTTGCAGGGGTCAAGTACTCTTCATCCCTCTCTCTTTGCCCCGAGGTGTGCACCTCACCTACTACCCTTCCTGGGCAAAATTCCAGCCAAACTCCAGCCTACACTGATCTGCCTAAAGGAGAATGCCAGGAGCCAGGGGGAGAGCATGATGAAAAGAAAGTAGCTGTTTTAGAAGACGGAGGGAAGAAAGAGAAGTGTGGGAAATCAGGGACAGAGACAAAGAACATTTCTTCATCATCCTCTCTTCCCTTCGGACTGCCAACTACATCATTTCACTGTAACTTGAAGTTAACCTCTATCCCAAGAGCCTCACTGAAGGAACTGGGTCGCAGCTGTGAGGTCCTGCTTACCCGACATCCCCTCCCAAATGGAGCTGGAGGTCGGATCAAGATGGAAAGGGAGGTGGAGGACACTGCAGAACCACCAAAAGGCAAAGGGCAAGGGAGGGAGAAGGGTCAAAAACGCAAACAGAGCAGCACGCGCAGCAGAAGAGAACAGCAAAGCACAGAGAGGAAGAAAAAGCACAGAGGAACAAAGGAAGGGACTCAAGTctgctcttcctcttcttcatcCACTGCCTCTCTGGGGTCCAGCTCACGGTCCATGTCTAACAAGCGATTGAAGGAGACTAAGTCGCGCAAAGACCGGAAGACCCGGCAGGTCCTGGGAAACCTTGACCTGCAGACCAAGGGGGTACAGGAGACCCAAAGGAGGACAGCCCTTGGTGACAATGAAGGGTGTGTGCAGCTTGACGACAAGAGAATGGAGGAGGGAGAAAGTGAGTCTCCTGCCGCAGGTAGCACAGGATCCGTAGCCGCCCCTGGTAGCAGCACAGCTACAAGTGTAGCATCAACAACAGCAGTGACCCCCACAAGTGGTACCCCTACCAATGGGCCCCCAACTCTGGGTGCTGCTGACTTACTGAAACTGAAGGCCCTGTCAGATGGACCTCCCCGAGAACTGAAAATACGACTGATCAAGGTAGAGAGCGGCAACAGGGAAACCTTCATCGCCTCTGAAGTTGAGGAGAAGAGGATCCCACTCTCAGATATTACCATCAAAAACACAGCTTCTGAGGTTGTCCAAGCCTGCAG GGGAGCAAGGGTGAAAGGCAAATTCAGAGAGTCCTATTTGCTCCCAGCATTCTCTGTCAAGCCCAAGATGGTCAGCAGCATGCCTATTCCACGGGAGAAGCTtaatccccccaccccaagcaTCTAT CTAGAGAGCAAGAGGGATGCCTTCTCTCCAGTGCTGCTGCAGTTCTGCACTGACCCCAAAAATCCCATCACTGTCATCCGAGGTCTGGCCGGCTCCCTGCGTCTCA GTCTAGGCCTGTTTTCCACCAAGTCACTGGTAGAGGCCAATGGGGAACATGCAGTGGAGGTACGAACTCAAGTCCAGCAGCCGGCAGATGAGAACTGGGATCCCAGTGGCTCCACCCAAACCTGGCCCTGTGAAAGCAGCCGCTCCCACACCACCATTGCAAAGTACGCACAGTACCAGGCCTCATCTTTCCAGGAGAGCCTGCAG GAGGAGAAGGAAGTCGGtgaggatgaggaagaggaggaggaacaaggCCATAACCCAGATCTTACAGCCAACGTACCTACCAACACAGGCACCCCCAG CACGGAGCAGAAACCGCTTGGAAAGATCATCAAGTTTGGCACCAATATTGACCTCTCTGACCCCAAGAG GTGGAAGCCACAGCTGCAAGAGCTTCTGAAGCTTCCAGCCTTCATGCGTGTTTCATCCAATGGGAATATGTTAAGCCATGTGGGCCATACTATCCTGGGCATGAACACCGTGCAGCTCTACATGAAGGTCCCAGGGAGCCGTACCCCAG GCCATCAAGAAAACAACAACTTCTGTTCTGTGAACATCAACATTGGACCAGGCGATTGCGAATGGTTTGCTGTGCATGAGAACTACTGGGAGGCCATCAATGACTTCTGCGAACA GCATGGGGTGGATTACCTGACAGGATCATGGTGGCCAGTCCTAGAGGATTTGTACCGATCCAACATCCCAGTGTACCGGTTCATTCAGCGTCCAGGGGACTTGGTGTGGATTAACGCTGGCACAGTACACTGGGTCCAAGCTGTGGGCTGGTGCAACAACATTGCCTGGAATGTGGGCCCACTGAATT CCTACCAGTACCAGCTGGCCCTGGAGCGCTTTGAGTGGAATGAGGTCAAGAAGGTCAAATCCATAGTGCCCATGATCCATGTCTCATGGAACGTGGCCCGTACTGTAAAGATCACTGACCCGGACACCTACAAGATGATCAA ACACTGCCTCCTGCAGTCCATCAAGCACATCCAGATTCTGCGGGACCAGCTGGTGGCGGCTGGAAAAAAGATCTCCTACCAAAGCCGGGTGAAGGACGAGCCTGCCTACTACTGCAACGAATGTGAT GTGGAGGTGTTTAACCTGCTATTTGTGACCAGCGAAAGCAGCAGCAGGAAGACGTACGTGGTGCACTGCGAAGACTGCGCGCGCCTGCGCAGCCAGAACCTCTCTGGGGTGGTGGTGCTGGAGCAATACCGCATGGAAGAACTGATGAACGTATACGACAACTTCACTCTG TCTCCAGCTCCCAGTTCGCGGTGA
- the LOC111852944 gene encoding uncharacterized protein isoform X1, with product MHHSVDQFSGRGTRDPYPHDRPYRGPWVRAPPTRCTGSQPQFPPHMTPCHMTGPSHPRKFHKNSSPGCSGGQLEQGGLQGPGVQRDMRLLHRGPWQPHGHQTRVLNHCYQNGPHPHGGYGPSPRAHHQLRYGAPHQLHHPRNHTPVGEMWSPPQQQCRGGPGKMMGGHLKRPAPPHTEHSVIQHTPPPAENCPSKRIRSSSSEQVFHPTLQRFPTQSHPAPPAPPFARHMSPKWAFRNPTHKGEAAWAQNDRKAGPLEFQQESSSPSLGGPPYRPPLCRPWPGSPTPHSTLNYAPRHGAQPSKSTPPPCPPTHSREPRACPTPRGVVSDRPHLIPASLTGVPYSPSQPAPPTGSSTVPEHLDPVEGWTPAGRGGKSVLDMGPSRAGIESQGQQQHRVDKAPREPVCGNPSQTGPRDPMSSTTTSTEPLSQSSSLQSDSWVVLTQAKPTAPSDISPVDSTTCSSSGIRQLEPPSLQSASQENAPPAYGCSIASGRSPASPPHSACSGYQMSEENGITSRPNGSQPRSPHGPPDPAATRSCPQSMAEALDRLEAKLQEHLQAQERQLQEEKMEREKEKEKIMARSDKNTKSDELEKKEGSWRKTDTGEEKKESSQEEKPSSPLMASPPSNPSPYPSLSRAGALPVLAASENHGPPPLTPQTASAREKQRQREGRGTFASQGPNAKSTLEIITSPNKEREKELPQLFLKGSRLETHQSTSSSSIRETFKPSTASKELVASIKGPYNCTRKLLTPTKGPLKSLTSNKESLKLLTSSKESLTPLTPRQEILTSDKDALASPTSSCKRITPGGTRFEDEPSELCNVRPDGLLSVMCLLDEPVQKEDKTLSHGDPLCAPDLLPAPKLHCGDDLGPDPLASPPVLSRQGSLASLPCEEDDEDDDRRISKHTLNLSSTQCPSRLPQVGTSYRRSDLAKLYGLPDLPKEGEGEEDEEEEEESEQDDNSQEMSQRPHLHQTGMGGKFESLDSAPEGQRYTYRGGPFGRPPPNALAGVKYSSSLSLCPEVCTSPTTLPGQNSSQTPAYTDLPKGECQEPGGEHDEKKVAVLEDGGKKEKCGKSGTETKNISSSSSLPFGLPTTSFHCNLKLTSIPRASLKELGRSCEVLLTRHPLPNGAGGRIKMEREVEDTAEPPKGKGQGREKGQKRKQSSTRSRREQQSTERKKKHRGTKEGTQVCSSSSSSTASLGSSSRSMSNKRLKETKSRKDRKTRQVLGNLDLQTKGVQETQRRTALGDNEGCVQLDDKRMEEGESESPAAGSTGSVAAPGSSTATSVASTTAVTPTSGTPTNGPPTLGAADLLKLKALSDGPPRELKIRLIKVESGNRETFIASEVEEKRIPLSDITIKNTASEVVQACRGARVKGKFRESYLLPAFSVKPKMVSSMPIPREKLNPPTPSIYLESKRDAFSPVLLQFCTDPKNPITVIRGLAGSLRLSLGLFSTKSLVEANGEHAVEVRTQVQQPADENWDPSGSTQTWPCESSRSHTTIAKYAQYQASSFQESLQEEKEVGEDEEEEEEQGHNPDLTANVPTNTGTPSTEQKPLGKIIKFGTNIDLSDPKRWKPQLQELLKLPAFMRVSSNGNMLSHVGHTILGMNTVQLYMKVPGSRTPGHQENNNFCSVNINIGPGDCEWFAVHENYWEAINDFCEQHGVDYLTGSWWPVLEDLYRSNIPVYRFIQRPGDLVWINAGTVHWVQAVGWCNNIAWNVGPLNSYQYQLALERFEWNEVKKVKSIVPMIHVSWNVARTVKITDPDTYKMIKHCLLQSIKHIQILRDQLVAAGKKISYQSRVKDEPAYYCNECDVEVFNLLFVTSESSSRKTYVVHCEDCARLRSQNLSGVVVLEQYRMEELMNVYDNFTLSPAPSSR from the exons ATGCATCACTCAGTGGATCAGTTcagtgggcgtggcacacgggaccCCTACCCACATGACAGACCATACCGGGGGCCATGGGTTCGGGCTCCACCCACAAG GTGCACTGGCAGCCAACCCCAATTCCCCCCCCACATGAccccatgtcacatgactggaCCGAGCCATCCTCGCAAATTCCACAAAAACAG TTCCCCAGGGTGCAGTGGAGGCCAGCTGGAGCAGGGGGGCTTACAGGGCCCGGGGGTGCAGAGGGACATGCGACTCCTCCACCGGGGGCCTTGGCAGCCACATGGGCATCAGACTAGAGTCCTCAACCACTGCTACCAGAACGGCCCTCACCCGCATGGCGGATATGGACCCAGCCCGCGGGCCCATCACCAGCTTAGG TACGGGGCTCCTCACCAGCTTCATCACCCCCGAAATCACACCCCTGTGGGAGAAATGTggagccccccccagcag CAGTGCAGGGGGGGCCCAGGAAAAATGATGGGCGGACACCTGAAGcggcccgcccccccccacacagaacACTCCGTCATACAgcacacccctccccctgctGAAAACTGCCCCAGCAAGAGGATAAGGAGCTCCAGCTCTGAGCAG GTCTTCCACCCAACTCTGCAACGATTCCCAACACAGAGCCACCCTGCACCGCCAGCCCCCCCCTTTGCTCGTCACATGTCCCCAAAATGGGCCTTCCGGAACCCTACCCATAAAGGTGAAGCAGCCTGGGCTCAGAACGACAGGAAGGCTGGACCTCTGGAGTTCCAG CAGGAGTCCTCCAGTCCGTCTTTGGGAGGGCCCCCATACAGACCCCCACTGTGCAGGCCCTGGCCAGGGTCCCCAACCCCACATTCCACACTGAACTATGCCCCCCGACACGGAGCACAGCCCAGCAAATCCACACCCCCGCCCTGTCCACCCACCCATAGCCGTGAGCCCCGAGCCTGCCCCACTCCTCGGGGGGTGGTGAGCGATAGGCCCCACCTCATACCAGCGAGCCTCACCGGCGTGCCTTACAGTCCCTCCCAGCCAGCCCCTCCCACTGGCAGCAGCACAGTACCCGAGCATCTGGACCCCGTCGAAGGCTGGACGCCagcaggcagaggtggaaagagCGTGTTG GACATGGGTCCCTCCAGGGCAGGGATAGAATCTCAGGGTCAGCAGCAGCACCGGGTTGATAAGGCGCCCAGGGAGCCTGTCTGTGGAAACCCCTCACAAACTGGCCCTCGAGACCCAATGAGCAGCACCACCACATCCACTGAACCACTAAGCCAATCAAGCTCTCTTCAGAGTGACAGCTGGGTGGTGCTGACCCAAGCCAAGCCCACTGCACCCTCTGACATCTCCCCAGTGGATAGCACTACCTGCAGCAGTAGTGGAATTAGACAGTTGGAACCCCCTTCACTGCAGTCAGCATCTCAAGAAAACGCCCCACCCGCATATGGCTGCTCTATCGCCTCTGGACGCTCTCCAGCATCACCCCCACATTCAGCATGCTCAGGATACCAGATGTCAGAGGAGAACGGCATCACCAGCAGACCGAATGGCTCACAGCCTCGCTCGCCACACGGCCCACCTGATCCAGCCGCCACCAGATCCTGCCCGCAGAGCATGGCTGAGGCGCTGGATAGGCTGGAGGCAAAGCTACAAGAACACCTTCAAGCTCAGGAAAGACAGCTGCAGGAGGAGAAAATGGAGcgggagaaggagaaggagaagattaTGGCAAGAAGTGACAAGAACACAAAGAGCGATGAGCTGGAAAAAAAGGAGGGAAGTTGGAGGAAGACAGACACAGGGGAAGAAAAGAaggagagcagccaggaagagAAGCCATCCTCTCCTTTGATGGCCTCTCCCCCCAGCAACCCATCTCCTTACCCATCGCTGAGCCGCGCCGGGGCCCTTCCTGTCCTTGCGGCTTCAGAGAATCATGGGCCACCACCACTGACCCCTCAGACGGCATCTGCACGCGAGAAGCAAAGACAGAGGGAGGGAAGAGGGACTTTTGCATCACAGGGTCCTAATGCCAAGAGCACTTTGGAGATTATTACAAGTCCTAACAAAGAGCGGGAAAAAGAATTACCCCAACTTTTCCTCAAGGGCTCCCGCCTGGAGACCCACCAGAGCACCAGCAGCAGTTCCATCAGGGAAACCTTCAAACCTTCGACAGCCAGCAAAGAACTTGTAGCCTCCATCAAGGGACCCTATAACTGTACTAGGAAGCTTTTGACACCCACTAAGGGGCCTTTGAAATCCCTGACCTCCAACAAGGAGTCTTTAAAACTCTTAACCTCCAGCAAGGAGTCATTGACTCCACTGACACCCAGACAGGAGATTCTGACTTCTGACAAGGATGCTCTAGCCTCCCCAACATCTAGTTGTAAGCGCATAACTCCAGGTGGGACTCGTTTTGAAGATGAACCCTCTGAGCTGTGTAATGTTCGACCAGATGGTCTGCTCTCTGTCATGTGCCTGCTGGATGAACCTGTCCAAAAGGAAGACAAAACGCTCTCCCATGGAGACCCTCTCTGTGCCCCTGACCTCCTCCCTGCCCCTAAGCTGCACTGTGGAGATGACCTGGGGCCGGATCCCCTTGCCAGCCCTCCCGTGCTTAGCAGGCAGGGCTCCTTAGCATCTCTGCCTTGTGAGGAGGATGACGAAGACGATGACCGGAGGATATCTAAGCATACTTTGAATCTCAGTTCCACACAGTGCCCATCAAGGTTGCCACAAGTGGGAACCAGCTACCGCCGTAGTGACCTTGCCAAGCTCTATGGACTGCCGGATTTGCCCAAAGAAGGTGAGGGGGAGGaggatgaagaagaagaagaagagtcAGAGCAAGATGACAACTCACAAGAGATGTCCCAGAGGCCACACCTTCACCAGACAGGGATGGGTGGAAAGTTTGAATCACTGGATTCTGCTCCGGAAGGCCAGAGATATACCTACCGTGGAGGCCCCTTTGGCAGACCTCCACCTAATGCCCTTGCAGGGGTCAAGTACTCTTCATCCCTCTCTCTTTGCCCCGAGGTGTGCACCTCACCTACTACCCTTCCTGGGCAAAATTCCAGCCAAACTCCAGCCTACACTGATCTGCCTAAAGGAGAATGCCAGGAGCCAGGGGGAGAGCATGATGAAAAGAAAGTAGCTGTTTTAGAAGACGGAGGGAAGAAAGAGAAGTGTGGGAAATCAGGGACAGAGACAAAGAACATTTCTTCATCATCCTCTCTTCCCTTCGGACTGCCAACTACATCATTTCACTGTAACTTGAAGTTAACCTCTATCCCAAGAGCCTCACTGAAGGAACTGGGTCGCAGCTGTGAGGTCCTGCTTACCCGACATCCCCTCCCAAATGGAGCTGGAGGTCGGATCAAGATGGAAAGGGAGGTGGAGGACACTGCAGAACCACCAAAAGGCAAAGGGCAAGGGAGGGAGAAGGGTCAAAAACGCAAACAGAGCAGCACGCGCAGCAGAAGAGAACAGCAAAGCACAGAGAGGAAGAAAAAGCACAGAGGAACAAAGGAAGGGACTCAAGTctgctcttcctcttcttcatcCACTGCCTCTCTGGGGTCCAGCTCACGGTCCATGTCTAACAAGCGATTGAAGGAGACTAAGTCGCGCAAAGACCGGAAGACCCGGCAGGTCCTGGGAAACCTTGACCTGCAGACCAAGGGGGTACAGGAGACCCAAAGGAGGACAGCCCTTGGTGACAATGAAGGGTGTGTGCAGCTTGACGACAAGAGAATGGAGGAGGGAGAAAGTGAGTCTCCTGCCGCAGGTAGCACAGGATCCGTAGCCGCCCCTGGTAGCAGCACAGCTACAAGTGTAGCATCAACAACAGCAGTGACCCCCACAAGTGGTACCCCTACCAATGGGCCCCCAACTCTGGGTGCTGCTGACTTACTGAAACTGAAGGCCCTGTCAGATGGACCTCCCCGAGAACTGAAAATACGACTGATCAAGGTAGAGAGCGGCAACAGGGAAACCTTCATCGCCTCTGAAGTTGAGGAGAAGAGGATCCCACTCTCAGATATTACCATCAAAAACACAGCTTCTGAGGTTGTCCAAGCCTGCAG GGGAGCAAGGGTGAAAGGCAAATTCAGAGAGTCCTATTTGCTCCCAGCATTCTCTGTCAAGCCCAAGATGGTCAGCAGCATGCCTATTCCACGGGAGAAGCTtaatccccccaccccaagcaTCTAT CTAGAGAGCAAGAGGGATGCCTTCTCTCCAGTGCTGCTGCAGTTCTGCACTGACCCCAAAAATCCCATCACTGTCATCCGAGGTCTGGCCGGCTCCCTGCGTCTCA GTCTAGGCCTGTTTTCCACCAAGTCACTGGTAGAGGCCAATGGGGAACATGCAGTGGAGGTACGAACTCAAGTCCAGCAGCCGGCAGATGAGAACTGGGATCCCAGTGGCTCCACCCAAACCTGGCCCTGTGAAAGCAGCCGCTCCCACACCACCATTGCAAAGTACGCACAGTACCAGGCCTCATCTTTCCAGGAGAGCCTGCAG GAGGAGAAGGAAGTCGGtgaggatgaggaagaggaggaggaacaaggCCATAACCCAGATCTTACAGCCAACGTACCTACCAACACAGGCACCCCCAG CACGGAGCAGAAACCGCTTGGAAAGATCATCAAGTTTGGCACCAATATTGACCTCTCTGACCCCAAGAG GTGGAAGCCACAGCTGCAAGAGCTTCTGAAGCTTCCAGCCTTCATGCGTGTTTCATCCAATGGGAATATGTTAAGCCATGTGGGCCATACTATCCTGGGCATGAACACCGTGCAGCTCTACATGAAGGTCCCAGGGAGCCGTACCCCAG GCCATCAAGAAAACAACAACTTCTGTTCTGTGAACATCAACATTGGACCAGGCGATTGCGAATGGTTTGCTGTGCATGAGAACTACTGGGAGGCCATCAATGACTTCTGCGAACA GCATGGGGTGGATTACCTGACAGGATCATGGTGGCCAGTCCTAGAGGATTTGTACCGATCCAACATCCCAGTGTACCGGTTCATTCAGCGTCCAGGGGACTTGGTGTGGATTAACGCTGGCACAGTACACTGGGTCCAAGCTGTGGGCTGGTGCAACAACATTGCCTGGAATGTGGGCCCACTGAATT CCTACCAGTACCAGCTGGCCCTGGAGCGCTTTGAGTGGAATGAGGTCAAGAAGGTCAAATCCATAGTGCCCATGATCCATGTCTCATGGAACGTGGCCCGTACTGTAAAGATCACTGACCCGGACACCTACAAGATGATCAA ACACTGCCTCCTGCAGTCCATCAAGCACATCCAGATTCTGCGGGACCAGCTGGTGGCGGCTGGAAAAAAGATCTCCTACCAAAGCCGGGTGAAGGACGAGCCTGCCTACTACTGCAACGAATGTGAT GTGGAGGTGTTTAACCTGCTATTTGTGACCAGCGAAAGCAGCAGCAGGAAGACGTACGTGGTGCACTGCGAAGACTGCGCGCGCCTGCGCAGCCAGAACCTCTCTGGGGTGGTGGTGCTGGAGCAATACCGCATGGAAGAACTGATGAACGTATACGACAACTTCACTCTG TCTCCAGCTCCCAGTTCGCGGTGA